The Malus domestica chromosome 06, GDT2T_hap1 genome has a segment encoding these proteins:
- the LOC103409575 gene encoding flavin-containing monooxygenase FMO GS-OX-like 2 — protein sequence MDDNRVGPLYKHIFPPSLAPALSFVGLPWKAEPFPMFELQSKWIAGVLSNRIALPSQQEMMEDVKAFYSSLEASGTPKHYTHDISPYKFGYEDWLAAQCGCPVFEEWRKQMFVAAIQNLIKRQETYRNEWDDHHLVLQAHEDFRKCTLKGIGVMDKRYRMLS from the exons ATGGATGATAACCGCGTTGGACCACTGTACAAGCACATCTTCCCACCCTCTTTGGCTCCAGCACTTTCCTTCGTTGGGTTACCATGGAAG GCTGAGCCTTTCCCTATGTTTGAACTTCAAAGCAAGTGGATAGCAGGCGTTTTGTCTAATCGGATTGCACTTCCGTCACAACAGGAGATGATGGAGGATGTCAAAGCTTTCTACTCTTCACTTGAAGCTTCAGGCACCCCTAAGCATTACACTCACGACATTTCTCCTTATAAG TTTGGATATGAGGATTGGCTAGCAGCTCAGTGCGGGTGTCCAGTCTTTGAAGAATGGAGAAAGCAAATGTTCGTTGCAGCGATACAGAACCTGATTAAACGACAAGAGACCTACCGGAACGAGTGGGATGACCACCATTTAGTATTGCAAGCTCACGAGGACTTCAGAAAATGCACCTTAAAGGGAATTGGGGTAATGGATAAGCGATATCGAATGCTGTCCTGA